The Endozoicomonas montiporae CL-33 genome contains a region encoding:
- the rlmB gene encoding 23S rRNA (guanosine(2251)-2'-O)-methyltransferase RlmB has translation MNDDVVFGLHAVQSLFERSPEKVLELMIQKGRTDKRINQLVEDARAQGVTVRFVERSRLDGRVDGGVHQGIVARVAQAKVYREGDLEDLLENLDEPPFLLILDGVTDPHNLGACLRTADAAGVHAMITPKDKSASLNATARKVACGAADNVPLVQVTNLSRTMEWLKERGIWMIGTAGESAGNVYQADLKGPLALVMGAEGKGMRRLTRDKCDSLVFIPMAGTVSSLNVSVATGVCLFEAVRQRS, from the coding sequence ATGAATGATGATGTAGTATTTGGCCTGCACGCCGTGCAGAGCCTGTTTGAACGCTCTCCGGAAAAAGTGCTGGAGCTGATGATTCAGAAAGGCCGAACTGACAAGCGTATTAACCAGCTGGTAGAAGATGCCCGTGCTCAGGGTGTTACGGTACGTTTTGTGGAACGCAGTCGTCTGGATGGTCGTGTTGATGGCGGTGTGCATCAGGGAATTGTTGCCCGTGTTGCCCAGGCAAAAGTGTATCGCGAAGGTGACCTTGAAGACCTGCTGGAAAATCTGGACGAACCGCCTTTTCTGCTGATTCTGGATGGTGTCACCGACCCGCATAACCTCGGTGCCTGTCTGCGCACTGCTGATGCCGCCGGTGTTCATGCCATGATTACGCCCAAAGACAAATCTGCCAGCCTTAATGCTACGGCCAGAAAGGTCGCCTGTGGTGCTGCCGACAATGTGCCGCTGGTTCAGGTGACGAACCTGTCCCGGACTATGGAATGGTTGAAAGAGCGTGGCATCTGGATGATTGGCACTGCCGGTGAAAGTGCGGGCAATGTGTATCAGGCCGACCTGAAAGGACCTCTGGCTCTGGTGATGGGCGCAGAAGGAAAAGGCATGCGTCGCCTGACCCGCGACAAGTGTGATTCTCTGGTGTTTATCCCGATGGCAGGCACTGTTAGCAGTTTGAATGTATCGGTTGCCACCGGCGTTTGCCTGTTCGAGGCTGTACGTCAGCGCTCTTGA
- a CDS encoding FliM/FliN family flagellar motor switch protein yields MTSVTPYDLHMAGNSLQKYERVFNKAVKSCGAMLERDLAELTQSLVHVDTSSSIEWKSMNEDSDHLCFKSWASVNQYKNSYCLIVIEQKLFRTLIEKIFGGQLDKFCPRTESRQPTSAEWRLYGRVTTLLLQHMRESMSSVGEFNIEMLRDAREASDAYRIHSKKNDHIATDLFEVQIDETSGFIKIEYPTTILKQAIESRTNKRNTTSMLNQLKRSLSCVPMMLTASIAMDQISLETLLSMNKGDFLPFPDASATILSVAGKPCYEADIMTQDNDQLAAIISRETSVA; encoded by the coding sequence GTGACCTCTGTAACCCCCTATGATCTGCATATGGCAGGCAACAGCCTGCAAAAGTACGAAAGAGTTTTCAACAAAGCCGTAAAATCCTGCGGGGCAATGCTTGAAAGAGACCTTGCTGAATTGACCCAAAGCCTGGTTCATGTAGATACATCGTCTTCTATAGAGTGGAAATCGATGAATGAAGACAGTGACCACCTTTGTTTCAAAAGCTGGGCATCGGTTAACCAATATAAAAACAGCTATTGCCTGATTGTGATAGAACAAAAACTGTTTCGGACGCTGATCGAGAAAATTTTCGGCGGGCAGCTGGACAAGTTTTGCCCCCGGACAGAATCAAGGCAGCCTACCTCGGCCGAGTGGCGTTTGTACGGTCGTGTAACCACCCTGTTACTCCAGCACATGAGAGAGTCCATGTCGTCAGTGGGCGAATTTAATATTGAAATGCTCAGAGATGCCCGGGAAGCTTCTGACGCTTACAGAATCCATAGCAAGAAAAATGATCATATTGCCACCGATCTGTTTGAGGTTCAGATCGATGAAACCTCTGGTTTTATTAAAATCGAGTACCCGACCACAATACTCAAACAGGCAATAGAAAGCAGAACCAATAAACGCAATACAACGTCCATGCTCAATCAGCTGAAGCGTTCATTATCCTGCGTGCCAATGATGCTGACAGCCAGTATTGCCATGGACCAGATCTCTCTGGAAACACTGTTATCCATGAATAAAGGCGATTTTCTACCTTTTCCTGATGCATCAGCCACTATTCTTTCCGTTGCAGGAAAACCTTGTTACGAAGCCGACATAATGACACAGGACAACGACCAGCTCGCAGCCATTATTTCACGCGAAACCAGTGTCGCCTGA
- a CDS encoding D-2-hydroxyacid dehydrogenase, with amino-acid sequence MTERVNAVLLDSATLGEGTALDPFVFLPIDLTVYEQTTTEQVSERIANADIVLTNKVVLNADTLRLASQLKYVGVLATGMNNVDLAAASEQGITVRNVAGYSTVSVAQHTMAMILSLAQSLPAYHSDVMNGVWQKSEMFCRLDHPVMELTGKKLLIVGYGALGQATARLAEAFGMDVYKARVPGSESASDDRIELDEGLALADVVSLHCPLTEDTRHLIDARRLSLMKSHALLINTARGGIVDEQALAEALQTGILGGAGFDVLTTEPPVSGNPLLQISSPNFILTPHCAWGSPESRNRVVELAADYLKAFLDQ; translated from the coding sequence ATGACAGAAAGAGTTAATGCCGTATTGCTGGATAGTGCAACACTGGGGGAAGGCACGGCACTGGATCCGTTTGTTTTCCTGCCGATTGATCTGACGGTTTATGAACAGACGACGACAGAACAGGTGTCTGAGCGTATCGCTAACGCCGATATTGTTTTGACCAATAAAGTGGTTCTTAATGCCGATACACTCCGGCTTGCCAGTCAGTTGAAGTATGTAGGTGTTCTGGCCACCGGTATGAATAATGTAGATCTGGCCGCTGCGTCAGAACAGGGTATAACGGTCAGAAATGTTGCCGGTTACAGTACAGTCAGTGTCGCTCAACATACCATGGCAATGATATTGTCACTGGCGCAGTCGCTGCCTGCTTATCACAGTGATGTGATGAACGGTGTCTGGCAGAAGAGCGAAATGTTCTGCCGCCTTGATCACCCTGTTATGGAGCTGACTGGCAAGAAGCTGTTGATCGTTGGTTATGGTGCTCTCGGGCAGGCAACAGCCAGGCTGGCAGAAGCGTTTGGCATGGATGTGTATAAAGCCAGAGTTCCGGGCTCGGAATCAGCCTCTGATGATCGCATTGAGCTGGATGAGGGCTTAGCCCTTGCTGATGTTGTCAGTCTGCATTGCCCTCTCACGGAAGACACCCGACATCTGATTGATGCCAGACGGTTGTCTCTTATGAAATCTCATGCCTTGCTGATTAACACCGCCCGTGGCGGCATTGTTGATGAGCAGGCACTGGCTGAGGCCTTGCAGACAGGGATTCTTGGTGGTGCGGGTTTCGATGTGCTGACTACAGAGCCTCCTGTCAGTGGCAATCCTCTGTTACAGATATCGTCACCCAACTTTATTCTCACACCGCACTGTGCCTGGGGAAGCCCTGAATCTCGAAACCGGGTTGTCGAACTGGCCGCAGATTATCTCAAAGCCTTTCTTGATCAATAA
- a CDS encoding metallophosphoesterase family protein: MKLAAGHFLSGAVALILLITGGVASAESIVSCPVGMKYQGNTCYQPCKSGYEEDGLVCRQGCSSGFSWDGSACSKLYGLVSYYPDSYTRSTSVPEVCDSSSFSKALSAPGSAEPFTLVVSSDSQYPWWSRTEENTEETKRRGELTNKQQIRAMNTITNITHASGEQTVTGTWPDNNNLTDSRRGKAIPKPKGVIINGDLTAFWHDWQVEKYMDLYHRNDDDPNNQENLKLDLFPGLGNHDYANNANDCWWGRNLEYVVLGADGCAKNAAHYIKKMVSCQQVSNFPSSKVVAFDENSLAYTWAEGQYYFIQLNNYPTYSYSDIDVSASVTWLGNELNRAKAAGYRNVLLMHDYGEHMRQSNSEFISAIAGKNVVAIFAGHVHSSNGYVGSVPGYPHIPLFRSGAAEYNTFLLAEFGKDFMTIGVVSSLEGKPTFLDPRSSRKMKTIQFSSP; this comes from the coding sequence ATGAAATTAGCTGCGGGGCATTTTCTATCAGGGGCTGTAGCTCTAATTCTTTTAATAACTGGTGGTGTTGCTTCTGCTGAAAGTATTGTCAGTTGTCCTGTCGGTATGAAGTATCAGGGGAATACTTGCTATCAGCCCTGTAAGTCGGGTTATGAGGAGGATGGTCTTGTTTGTCGGCAGGGGTGCTCCAGCGGCTTTAGCTGGGATGGCTCTGCCTGCTCGAAACTTTACGGTCTGGTCAGTTATTACCCCGACAGTTACACGCGCTCTACCAGTGTACCTGAAGTGTGTGATTCATCGTCTTTCAGTAAAGCGCTGTCTGCCCCCGGTTCTGCGGAACCATTTACCCTGGTGGTGTCATCCGACAGCCAGTACCCATGGTGGAGTAGAACCGAGGAGAATACGGAAGAAACCAAAAGAAGGGGGGAGCTGACCAACAAACAACAAATCAGGGCGATGAATACTATCACCAACATCACACACGCTTCGGGTGAGCAAACGGTGACAGGAACCTGGCCTGATAACAATAACCTGACGGACTCAAGGCGTGGCAAAGCCATACCCAAACCCAAAGGGGTAATTATTAACGGTGATCTGACGGCTTTCTGGCATGACTGGCAGGTAGAAAAGTATATGGATCTGTACCATCGAAATGACGATGATCCGAATAATCAGGAAAACCTGAAACTGGATTTGTTCCCGGGTCTTGGCAATCACGACTATGCGAATAATGCTAATGATTGCTGGTGGGGGCGGAATCTGGAATACGTTGTGTTAGGAGCGGATGGCTGTGCTAAAAATGCTGCCCACTACATTAAAAAGATGGTCAGTTGTCAGCAGGTGAGTAACTTTCCTTCATCAAAGGTCGTTGCTTTTGATGAAAACAGTCTGGCTTATACCTGGGCTGAGGGGCAATACTACTTTATCCAGCTGAATAATTATCCTACCTACTCCTACAGTGACATAGATGTGTCTGCATCGGTGACATGGCTTGGTAACGAATTAAACCGTGCGAAAGCGGCTGGTTATCGCAACGTGTTGCTTATGCACGATTACGGAGAACATATGAGGCAGAGTAACTCGGAATTTATTTCTGCCATTGCAGGTAAAAATGTCGTGGCTATTTTTGCAGGACATGTCCACAGCAGTAACGGCTATGTTGGTAGCGTACCCGGCTATCCGCATATTCCTTTGTTTCGCAGTGGAGCCGCTGAATACAATACATTTTTACTGGCGGAATTTGGTAAGGATTTTATGACCATTGGCGTCGTCAGTAGTCTGGAGGGCAAGCCGACATTTCTTGATCCCCGTTCCAGTCGGAAAATGAAGACTATCCAGTTTTCTTCACCCTGA
- the rpsF gene encoding 30S ribosomal protein S6, giving the protein MRHYEIVFLVHPDQSEQVPAMVERYTRAISENGGQVHRLEDWGRRQLAYPINKIHKAHYVLMNIECGNEILSELTDNFRYNDAVIRNMVIRRDEAITEASIMMQAEEKRDRRDDRREERREDAAPAAEEAPAA; this is encoded by the coding sequence ATGCGTCATTACGAAATTGTTTTCCTGGTTCACCCAGACCAGAGCGAGCAAGTACCAGCGATGGTAGAGCGTTACACCCGCGCTATCTCCGAAAATGGCGGTCAGGTACACCGTCTGGAAGATTGGGGCCGTCGTCAGCTGGCTTACCCAATCAACAAAATCCACAAAGCTCACTATGTTCTGATGAACATTGAGTGTGGCAACGAAATCCTGAGCGAGCTGACTGACAACTTCCGTTACAACGATGCCGTTATCCGTAACATGGTTATTCGTCGTGACGAAGCGATCACTGAAGCTTCTATCATGATGCAGGCTGAAGAGAAGCGTGACCGTCGTGACGACCGTCGCGAAGAGCGTCGTGAAGACGCTGCTCCAGCTGCTGAAGAAGCTCCAGCTGCTTAA
- the rpsR gene encoding 30S ribosomal protein S18 has product MARFFRRRKFCRFTAEGVKEIDYKDLNTLKAYISETGKIVPSRITGTKARYQRQLATAIKRARMVALLPFTDRH; this is encoded by the coding sequence ATGGCACGTTTTTTCCGTCGCAGGAAGTTTTGCCGTTTCACCGCTGAAGGCGTGAAAGAGATCGATTACAAAGATCTGAACACCCTGAAAGCCTATATTTCTGAAACTGGTAAGATCGTACCTAGCCGTATTACCGGTACCAAGGCTCGTTACCAGCGTCAGCTGGCCACTGCTATCAAACGCGCTCGTATGGTAGCTCTGCTGCCATTCACCGATCGTCACTGA
- the rplI gene encoding 50S ribosomal protein L9 produces MDVILLEKIANLGDLGDKVTVKSGYGRNFLIPFSKAVPATKDNVAAFEARRAELEKAASEKLAGAEKRAAEMSEIELTLTAKAGDEGKLFGSIGPRDLAEAITSAGVTVAKSEIRMAEGPIRATGEYDVAIQLHTDVAATIKVFIEAE; encoded by the coding sequence ATGGACGTTATCCTGCTTGAGAAAATCGCCAATCTGGGCGACCTGGGCGACAAGGTAACCGTTAAATCCGGTTACGGTCGTAACTTCCTGATCCCATTCAGCAAGGCTGTTCCAGCTACTAAAGACAACGTAGCTGCTTTTGAAGCTCGTCGGGCTGAACTGGAAAAGGCTGCTTCCGAGAAGCTGGCTGGTGCTGAGAAGCGCGCAGCTGAAATGTCTGAAATCGAACTGACCCTGACTGCTAAGGCAGGCGACGAAGGCAAGCTGTTCGGTTCTATCGGTCCTCGCGATCTGGCTGAAGCTATCACCTCCGCTGGTGTTACTGTTGCCAAGAGCGAAATCCGTATGGCTGAAGGTCCTATTCGCGCTACTGGCGAATACGACGTTGCCATCCAGCTGCACACTGATGTTGCAGCGACTATCAAGGTATTCATTGAAGCTGAGTAA
- a CDS encoding PhoX family protein: MSRETSDPTVYNKSNNRPMSAVLDTELSRRSILRGGAGLAALGFLSGMGLTGCELNDLKLGFDSIPGARLDAVAVANGYSAQVLAPWGTPLNHQANPWKDDGTNTSQDQLNAVGMHHDGMHFFPLNGSSREGLLCINHEYIDQNALHPEGGTVVNGKRPAEEVRKEVYAHGVSVVHIRLIDGVWEVVTDSPYNRRITSDTEMDVTGPIADSGLLVTKYTTGRGVENIARGTNNNCGNGYTPWGTYLTCEENWPFIFVNTGTQDAGQERMGIPTSGTRYGWETAENGQDDEFTRFNLTPSGTDATEDYRNEANGHGYVVEIDPYNPQSRAVKRTALGRFRHEDVTFGKLKKGKPVVFYTGHDGRFEYIYKFVSAKPWNPADARRFDRLAVGSKYMDDGILYVARFSEEGKGVWIPLLEDTQTTSGQTLGEVIGSQAEIILNCPWAGDAVGATPMDRPEWTAVDPDTGLVYVTLTNNTRRTEVNAANPRNNNKFGHIVRWEEGMTATEFSWDFFVFGSPANGDGATNLSGLTELNEFASPDGLIFDSRGILWVQTDNGADEVEENTNDQMLAVIPSRLKQAESGEPDIGGDNQDQLRRFFVGPNGCEVTGLAFTGNNKHFFVNIQHPSNWPYSANAAEETPADVKVRPRASTVVIMKNDGGEIGV; this comes from the coding sequence ATGAGCAGGGAAACGTCTGATCCAACGGTTTATAACAAAAGCAATAACCGACCCATGTCGGCAGTGCTGGATACAGAGCTGAGCCGCCGTAGTATTCTGCGTGGAGGGGCCGGACTGGCTGCACTGGGCTTTTTGTCGGGTATGGGACTAACGGGTTGTGAACTCAATGATTTAAAGCTGGGTTTCGACTCGATTCCCGGTGCCAGGCTGGATGCTGTGGCGGTAGCAAATGGTTACAGCGCGCAGGTTCTCGCTCCCTGGGGGACTCCTCTAAATCATCAGGCAAACCCGTGGAAAGACGACGGCACCAATACATCACAGGATCAGCTCAATGCCGTGGGAATGCATCATGATGGCATGCATTTTTTTCCCCTGAATGGCAGCAGCAGAGAAGGCTTGTTGTGTATCAATCACGAATACATTGACCAGAATGCCCTGCACCCTGAAGGTGGCACAGTGGTCAATGGCAAGCGTCCAGCAGAAGAAGTTCGCAAGGAAGTTTATGCTCATGGTGTTTCCGTGGTGCATATCAGATTGATTGATGGTGTTTGGGAGGTGGTGACTGACAGTCCTTATAATCGTCGCATTACTTCAGACACGGAGATGGATGTTACAGGGCCCATAGCAGACAGTGGTTTGCTGGTGACAAAATACACGACCGGTCGCGGTGTTGAGAATATTGCCAGAGGCACAAATAACAACTGTGGCAATGGTTATACACCTTGGGGAACGTATCTTACCTGTGAAGAGAACTGGCCTTTTATCTTTGTGAACACAGGTACTCAGGATGCCGGTCAGGAACGAATGGGGATTCCGACGTCGGGTACCCGTTACGGCTGGGAAACCGCCGAGAATGGTCAGGATGATGAGTTTACCCGCTTCAATCTGACGCCTTCAGGCACTGATGCCACCGAAGATTATCGCAACGAAGCCAATGGGCATGGTTATGTGGTTGAAATCGACCCCTATAACCCGCAATCCCGTGCTGTTAAGCGAACGGCTCTGGGGCGCTTTCGCCATGAAGATGTAACGTTCGGCAAATTGAAAAAGGGTAAGCCTGTCGTGTTTTATACCGGGCATGACGGAAGGTTTGAATACATCTACAAGTTTGTATCTGCTAAACCATGGAATCCTGCCGATGCGCGACGGTTTGACCGGCTGGCTGTGGGTTCGAAGTATATGGACGATGGCATTCTTTATGTCGCCCGGTTCAGTGAAGAAGGTAAAGGTGTCTGGATTCCCTTACTCGAAGATACCCAAACCACCTCTGGACAGACCCTGGGAGAGGTCATTGGCTCGCAGGCTGAGATTATTCTTAACTGCCCATGGGCGGGAGATGCTGTTGGTGCAACGCCAATGGATCGTCCGGAATGGACTGCTGTCGATCCTGATACCGGCCTGGTGTATGTCACTCTGACAAACAACACCCGCCGTACGGAAGTGAATGCAGCCAACCCGAGAAACAACAATAAGTTTGGTCATATTGTTCGCTGGGAAGAAGGTATGACAGCCACAGAATTTAGCTGGGATTTCTTTGTTTTTGGGTCGCCAGCCAATGGTGACGGTGCTACCAACCTGTCTGGACTGACCGAGCTGAACGAATTTGCCAGCCCGGATGGTTTAATCTTTGACAGTCGTGGCATCCTCTGGGTGCAGACTGACAATGGTGCGGATGAAGTGGAAGAAAACACCAACGATCAGATGCTGGCAGTGATTCCATCCCGACTGAAACAAGCGGAATCGGGTGAACCGGATATTGGTGGTGATAATCAGGATCAACTGCGGCGATTTTTTGTGGGTCCAAATGGCTGTGAAGTGACTGGCCTGGCCTTTACGGGGAATAACAAACATTTCTTTGTGAATATTCAGCATCCGTCCAACTGGCCGTACAGTGCGAACGCTGCTGAGGAAACACCTGCGGATGTTAAGGTCAGACCCAGAGCATCTACCGTTGTTATTATGAAGAATGATGGTGGTGAGATTGGTGTGTAA
- a CDS encoding transposase, whose amino-acid sequence MAKPIQKNCTHLTASHLIKEVTDCLVDIPDHRPNHCKNGIPFGNFAKSAFAMMQMKMPSMLRFDSQREDPVQAHNLETLFDVVNGRVPSDTRMREVLDQLSPHWFQKPYKKIFSRFQRSGHLQKFEFHIGHLKNHYLLAIDGTQTFFSGKLHCDDCCVKNQGKANEAYYHQLMGGCIVHPDQKVVIPLAPEAIVRQDGCTKNDCEKSALKRFLANVKKDHPYLKLIIVLDGLYADGPTIRLIKSYGWHYIIIAKDGNHGSLIEAVDELDKQGKVARCLKTDPVTGIKYWYRFTNDVPLNKSNPVEHVNVLDFVETDKKGDRHTWSWITDIPLTEKTIEALMKGGRCRWHIENQTFNTLKKQDYHLEHNYGHGEQHLATNLAYLTVLAFLVDQLQQLGSPEFQKALKERTRGVRIHLWELMKGYFQTWLIKTWEGLFDAIISRTVAGIVPYDSS is encoded by the coding sequence ATGGCCAAGCCCATTCAAAAAAATTGCACGCACCTGACTGCCAGCCACCTTATTAAAGAGGTTACTGACTGTCTGGTTGACATTCCCGATCACCGACCTAATCACTGCAAGAATGGCATTCCCTTTGGCAACTTTGCCAAGTCCGCTTTTGCCATGATGCAAATGAAAATGCCGTCCATGCTCCGCTTTGATAGCCAAAGGGAAGACCCTGTCCAGGCTCACAATCTGGAAACCCTGTTTGATGTCGTCAATGGCAGAGTTCCCAGTGACACCCGGATGCGAGAAGTACTTGACCAGCTTTCTCCACACTGGTTTCAGAAGCCTTACAAAAAAATCTTCTCACGCTTTCAGCGTTCGGGGCACCTGCAGAAGTTTGAGTTTCACATCGGCCACCTTAAAAACCATTATTTGCTGGCCATTGATGGTACACAAACCTTCTTCTCCGGAAAGCTACACTGCGACGACTGCTGCGTAAAAAATCAGGGCAAAGCCAATGAGGCTTATTATCACCAGCTGATGGGCGGTTGCATTGTCCACCCCGACCAGAAAGTCGTTATACCATTGGCTCCCGAAGCTATTGTACGACAGGATGGTTGTACCAAGAACGACTGTGAAAAGAGTGCCCTTAAGCGCTTTCTTGCCAACGTAAAAAAAGACCACCCCTACCTGAAACTGATTATCGTACTGGATGGCTTGTATGCTGACGGACCAACTATCCGCCTGATCAAGAGTTACGGCTGGCATTACATTATCATTGCGAAAGACGGCAATCACGGCTCGCTGATTGAAGCTGTAGATGAACTGGATAAGCAAGGAAAAGTGGCACGTTGCCTCAAAACTGACCCGGTGACTGGCATCAAGTACTGGTATCGTTTTACTAACGATGTGCCCCTCAACAAGTCTAACCCCGTTGAGCATGTCAACGTGCTGGATTTTGTTGAGACGGACAAAAAAGGTGATCGTCACACCTGGAGTTGGATCACTGACATACCTCTGACAGAAAAGACCATTGAAGCCCTGATGAAAGGAGGACGATGCCGATGGCACATTGAAAACCAAACGTTCAATACCCTGAAGAAACAAGACTACCACCTTGAGCACAACTACGGGCACGGTGAACAGCACCTTGCCACCAATCTGGCTTACCTGACGGTACTGGCCTTTCTGGTTGACCAGCTGCAACAACTGGGCAGCCCGGAGTTTCAAAAAGCCCTGAAAGAACGAACGCGAGGTGTACGAATACATCTGTGGGAGTTGATGAAAGGTTATTTCCAGACCTGGCTGATCAAAACCTGGGAAGGGTTGTTTGATGCCATCATTAGCCGTACCGTCGCGGGAATAGTGCCTTACGACAGTTCATAA
- a CDS encoding class I SAM-dependent methyltransferase, whose product MLECHLNESIDISSRNHEFINRSVDWIVSHFGIDSNTSIIDFGCGPGLYTSLFAKHKANVTGVDFSVVAQFCDSSPVC is encoded by the coding sequence ATGCTCGAATGTCATTTGAATGAATCAATTGACATTTCATCTAGAAATCATGAGTTTATCAATCGCTCTGTTGACTGGATTGTCTCTCATTTTGGTATTGATTCTAATACAAGCATCATTGATTTTGGCTGCGGCCCAGGATTATATACATCTTTGTTTGCAAAGCATAAAGCCAATGTGACAGGTGTAGATTTTTCGGTAGTGGCACAGTTCTGTGATTCTAGCCCTGTCTGCTAA
- a CDS encoding IS1 family transposase (programmed frameshift) yields MCLTQVLCTTCGSNQVRPFGYSTHDVPRYYCCNDKCEIKTFMLEYRYKACEPGVKEKIIDMAINGSGIRDTSKVLGISKTTVIKTLKKKKSGLVKVNPNIQTIDLKSDAIIHVGLVCQEAELDEQWSYVHDKSNQRWLWYAVDHATNTVLAYVFGKRKDEVFKELKTLLKPFGINKFYTDDWGAYERHLDENMHIIGKANTQKIERKNLNFRTWIKRLARKTICFSKLEKMHDIVIGLLINKVEFGVNIHAI; encoded by the exons ATGTGCCTTACGCAAGTCCTCTGTACAACATGTGGCAGTAACCAAGTTCGGCCTTTCGGATACAGCACTCATGATGTTCCACGATACTATTGCTGTAATGACAAATGTGAAATCAAAACCTTCATGCTTGAATATCGCTACAAGGCCTGTGAGCCTGGCGTTAAAGAAAAAATCATCGATATGGCAATAAATGGCAGCGGAATCAGGGATACAAGTAAAGTACTCGGAATAAGCAAGACAACAGTAATAAAGACTCTTAAAAAAAAGA AAAGCGGTCTGGTAAAGGTCAACCCAAATATTCAAACTATTGATCTCAAGTCAGATGCAATTATTCATGTAGGGCTTGTCTGCCAAGAGGCTGAGCTAGATGAGCAGTGGTCGTATGTTCATGATAAATCGAACCAACGCTGGCTTTGGTATGCTGTTGATCACGCTACAAATACCGTGCTTGCTTATGTTTTCGGAAAACGGAAAGATGAAGTTTTTAAAGAACTCAAAACACTTCTGAAGCCATTTGGTATTAATAAATTTTACACCGATGATTGGGGAGCCTATGAGCGACACCTTGATGAAAACATGCATATTATTGGTAAAGCAAACACTCAGAAGATAGAGCGTAAAAACCTTAATTTTCGGACTTGGATTAAACGGTTGGCCAGAAAGACAATTTGTTTTTCAAAGCTCGAAAAGATGCACGATATTGTTATTGGATTATTGATTAATAAAGTTGAGTTTGGGGTCAATATTCACGCGATATAA
- a CDS encoding class I SAM-dependent methyltransferase codes for MNINYHQDDYLEFETDKKFDLVTMIFCDYCALSPEQRKLLLTKMNKFLKPEGQILIDVFSLSRFDSISEATSYYDGPHKLDR; via the coding sequence CTGAATATTAATTATCATCAGGATGATTATTTAGAGTTTGAAACTGACAAAAAATTTGACCTTGTTACAATGATTTTTTGTGATTACTGTGCTTTAAGTCCAGAACAAAGAAAATTATTGCTAACCAAAATGAATAAATTCTTGAAGCCAGAGGGTCAAATTCTGATTGATGTTTTTTCATTAAGTCGATTTGATAGCATAAGTGAAGCTACCTCATACTATGATGGACCCCATAAACTGGACAGGTAG